Proteins encoded within one genomic window of Granulicella pectinivorans:
- a CDS encoding flagellar biosynthesis anti-sigma factor FlgM has protein sequence MKIPTLPPTLSPAEEPLPIEIDGPADVRWNKIRDLRARIDSGTYRIPSTAIASCILDAITSYK, from the coding sequence ATGAAAATCCCCACCCTGCCGCCCACTCTCAGCCCCGCCGAGGAGCCCCTACCCATCGAGATCGACGGCCCCGCCGACGTCCGCTGGAACAAGATCCGCGACCTCCGCGCCCGCATCGACTCCGGCACCTACCGCATCCCTTCCACCGCCATAGCCTCGTGCATCCTCGACGCGATCACCAGTTACAAGTAA
- a CDS encoding glycosyltransferase family 87 protein — protein MSTTTPHWADAKPWHTNIALALLGAALFWFSGQYVRESHAFWIGFSGTSSSMAVLYLASCFLVLTQPADRWTMRILWTVAIACNLVTIFAPPFSSTDIYRYVWDGIVQHAGINPYRYLPADHALANLQKNYSDIYENINRKEYARTIYPPAAQWVDYLITAVSPTVTCFKFFMVLFEGLTCWALIRLLTALGRPREQVLLFAWCPLLTWEFGGGGHLDAIAITFIALALLYRFRDSRVLTGVFLGLAVITKIYPLVLFPALYRKGDWKMPAAMTATIAAGYACYSSAGMLIFSFFNGYAKEEGLDTGTRYFLLELAQKTAGFHWLSNGIFLALCALIFAGISLWAFSISLERGGAFLRPAFALAFALMILFSPHYGWYIAWLIPFFCLIPNLPLATYLMAFFYGYTTWWADPGPKMFYLNKWLYGVTLMAVLLHLAWNALKPFRPALFARPAFPASKEINV, from the coding sequence TTGAGCACCACCACACCCCACTGGGCAGACGCAAAACCCTGGCACACCAACATCGCCCTCGCCCTCCTGGGCGCGGCTCTCTTCTGGTTCTCCGGCCAGTACGTCCGCGAGTCGCACGCGTTCTGGATCGGCTTCTCCGGCACCTCCAGCTCCATGGCCGTCCTCTACCTCGCCAGTTGCTTCCTCGTCCTCACCCAGCCCGCCGACAGGTGGACCATGCGTATCCTCTGGACCGTGGCCATCGCGTGCAATCTCGTCACCATCTTCGCCCCACCCTTCTCCTCCACCGACATCTACCGCTACGTCTGGGACGGCATCGTACAGCACGCCGGCATCAACCCCTACCGCTACCTCCCGGCCGACCACGCCCTCGCCAACCTCCAGAAGAACTACAGCGACATCTACGAGAACATCAACCGCAAGGAGTACGCCCGCACCATCTACCCGCCCGCCGCCCAGTGGGTCGATTACCTCATCACCGCGGTCAGCCCCACCGTCACCTGCTTCAAATTCTTCATGGTCCTCTTCGAAGGCCTCACCTGCTGGGCGCTCATCCGTCTCCTCACCGCCCTTGGCCGCCCCCGCGAACAGGTCCTCCTCTTCGCCTGGTGCCCACTCCTCACCTGGGAGTTCGGCGGCGGAGGCCACCTCGATGCCATTGCCATCACCTTCATCGCCCTCGCCCTCCTCTACCGCTTCCGAGACTCCCGCGTCCTCACCGGCGTCTTCCTCGGCCTCGCCGTCATCACCAAGATCTACCCCCTCGTCCTCTTCCCAGCCCTCTACCGCAAGGGCGACTGGAAGATGCCCGCCGCCATGACCGCCACCATCGCCGCCGGATACGCCTGCTACTCCTCCGCCGGCATGCTCATCTTCAGCTTCTTCAACGGCTACGCCAAAGAGGAGGGCCTCGACACCGGCACCCGCTACTTCCTCCTCGAACTCGCCCAGAAGACCGCCGGTTTCCACTGGCTCTCGAACGGCATCTTCCTCGCCCTCTGCGCACTCATCTTCGCCGGCATCTCCCTCTGGGCCTTCAGCATCAGCCTCGAACGCGGCGGTGCCTTCCTCCGCCCAGCCTTCGCCCTGGCCTTCGCCCTCATGATCCTCTTCTCGCCGCACTACGGCTGGTACATCGCCTGGCTCATCCCGTTCTTCTGCCTCATCCCCAACCTTCCCCTCGCGACCTACCTCATGGCCTTCTTCTATGGCTACACCACCTGGTGGGCCGACCCCGGTCCCAAAATGTTCTATCTCAACAAGTGGCTCTACGGCGTTACCCTGATGGCAGTCCTGCTCCATCTGGCGTGGAACGCCCTCAAGCCCTTCCGCCCAGCCCTCTTCGCACGTCCGGCCTTTCCTGCATCCAAGGAGATCAACGTATGA
- a CDS encoding TIGR04282 family arsenosugar biosynthesis glycosyltransferase: MSYPVLKAGQPDQSRSGLCALAVMAKAPRPGKVKTRLAPPLTLDQSAALNICFLKDTTQNIDSIEAAAGLVCYTPVGDESLFDTLLPPSFALIPQREGTFGERLLAAAQDILSTGFGSVCLIDSDSPTVPAAAFAQAAEALAQPGDRIVLGPSDDGGYYLIGLKQAHPEPFQNITWSTSVVCAETIERIAAAGIELVLLPTWYDVDDGATLAVLRAELLEATPPPFTTLPGYAAPHTHTFLEDMEQAR, from the coding sequence ATGAGTTACCCCGTTCTAAAAGCAGGCCAGCCGGACCAGTCACGCTCCGGCCTCTGTGCCCTTGCCGTCATGGCCAAGGCACCCCGCCCCGGCAAGGTCAAAACCCGCCTCGCGCCCCCGCTCACCCTCGATCAGTCCGCGGCCCTCAACATCTGCTTCCTCAAGGACACCACCCAGAACATCGACTCCATCGAAGCCGCCGCCGGCCTCGTCTGCTACACCCCCGTGGGCGATGAAAGCCTCTTCGACACCCTCCTGCCGCCCTCCTTCGCCCTTATCCCGCAGCGAGAAGGCACCTTCGGAGAACGCCTCCTCGCCGCCGCCCAGGACATCCTCAGCACCGGTTTCGGCTCCGTCTGCCTCATCGACTCCGATTCCCCCACAGTCCCCGCCGCGGCCTTCGCCCAGGCCGCCGAAGCCCTCGCCCAACCCGGCGACCGCATCGTCCTCGGCCCCTCCGACGACGGCGGCTACTACCTCATCGGCCTCAAGCAGGCACACCCCGAGCCCTTCCAAAACATCACCTGGTCCACCTCCGTCGTCTGCGCCGAAACCATCGAACGCATCGCAGCCGCCGGCATCGAGCTCGTCCTCCTGCCCACCTGGTACGACGTCGACGACGGTGCCACCCTCGCCGTCCTCCGCGCGGAGCTCCTCGAAGCCACCCCGCCCCCCTTCACCACCCTCCCCGGCTACGCCGCCCCGCACACCCACACATTCCTCGAAGACATGGAGCAAGCACGTTGA
- the yiaK gene encoding 3-dehydro-L-gulonate 2-dehydrogenase: MLRVPYDDLYAALLKTILHLGVPSETAPLCARLFAETDRDGVRTHGLARFPRFSAMIRTGHIVPDAVPTKTSGFGAIERWNGNLGPGNLNAYAAMGRAMQLAREHGMGAVALSNTNHWMRGGSYGWQAATEGMFGICWTNTLANTPAWGTAKPTIGNNPLILAVPRAASPVVLDMATTQFSMGSLAAYAQRGAQLPVPGGYDSEGELTTDPKAIETSLRTLPIGFWKGSGLSLSLDLFAAMLSGGLSTHQLPLDPLKESGLSQFFLAIDPTNFTDPAQLSQIAESILDDLHAAPPIEGTRPPRYPGEETLRLRDENLAKGIPIDETLWQRLNDFTI, encoded by the coding sequence ATGCTTCGAGTCCCTTACGACGACCTTTACGCCGCACTTCTGAAGACGATCCTCCACCTTGGCGTTCCCAGCGAAACCGCCCCCCTTTGCGCGCGGCTGTTTGCCGAGACGGACCGCGACGGCGTCCGGACGCATGGGCTTGCGCGCTTTCCTCGCTTCTCGGCGATGATCCGGACGGGGCATATCGTGCCGGATGCTGTTCCCACCAAGACCTCGGGCTTCGGGGCGATCGAGCGCTGGAACGGCAACCTCGGACCGGGCAATCTGAACGCGTATGCCGCGATGGGGCGCGCGATGCAGCTTGCCCGTGAACATGGCATGGGAGCGGTGGCGCTCTCGAACACCAACCACTGGATGCGTGGCGGCTCCTATGGCTGGCAGGCGGCGACGGAGGGGATGTTCGGGATCTGCTGGACCAATACGCTGGCCAATACGCCGGCCTGGGGCACTGCCAAACCGACGATTGGGAACAATCCCCTTATCCTGGCGGTTCCACGCGCCGCGTCGCCGGTGGTGCTCGATATGGCCACGACCCAGTTTTCGATGGGGTCGCTGGCGGCCTACGCGCAGCGGGGGGCGCAGCTTCCGGTTCCTGGCGGGTATGACAGCGAAGGCGAGCTGACTACGGATCCGAAGGCCATCGAGACGTCGCTGCGTACGCTTCCGATCGGCTTCTGGAAGGGCTCCGGTCTGTCGCTTTCGCTGGACCTGTTCGCCGCGATGCTCTCGGGCGGGCTGTCCACGCATCAGCTTCCGCTGGATCCGCTGAAGGAGTCAGGACTGTCGCAGTTCTTTCTGGCGATCGACCCGACGAACTTCACCGATCCGGCACAGCTCTCACAGATTGCCGAGTCGATTCTCGACGACCTGCATGCCGCGCCTCCGATCGAGGGCACGCGACCGCCGCGCTATCCCGGCGAAGAGACGCTGCGGCTGCGCGACGAGAATCTGGCCAAGGGTATTCCGATCGACGAGACGCTGTGGCAGAGGCTGAACGACTTCACGATCTAG
- a CDS encoding class I SAM-dependent methyltransferase produces MSSVDSEISAAAVTERESLFERWSWFYALCREYLFRDHTDEIAGSLFPSEGPRPGTHVVELGCGPGFYSCRLATEFPGIQTTGIDLSEKLLLRAKLRAARRRLVNCDFSLGDACSLPPWIANVDAIVVSRLFLIVPGREAVLSEIHRVLRPGGRCFIAEPTSGFRTRIPLSCMWILSKLTSSPGGSYREPLQAHVMTRPDFSTLIHSQPWESVDLQYDGWYQYAVCQKRKASDPAAEVA; encoded by the coding sequence ATGAGTTCTGTTGACTCCGAGATATCCGCCGCTGCCGTCACCGAGCGCGAAAGTCTCTTCGAGCGTTGGTCGTGGTTCTACGCGCTCTGCCGGGAATACCTCTTCCGCGACCACACCGACGAGATCGCCGGCTCGCTCTTTCCCTCCGAAGGCCCCCGCCCCGGCACCCATGTCGTCGAACTCGGCTGCGGCCCCGGCTTTTACTCCTGCCGCCTCGCCACCGAGTTCCCCGGCATCCAGACCACCGGCATCGACCTCTCCGAAAAGCTTCTCCTTCGCGCCAAACTCCGCGCCGCCCGCCGCCGCCTCGTCAACTGCGACTTCAGTCTCGGCGACGCCTGCTCTCTTCCGCCGTGGATCGCCAACGTCGACGCCATCGTCGTCTCGCGCCTCTTCCTCATCGTCCCTGGCCGCGAAGCCGTCCTCTCCGAGATCCACCGCGTCCTCCGCCCCGGTGGCCGATGTTTTATCGCCGAACCCACCTCCGGCTTCCGCACCCGCATCCCCCTCAGTTGCATGTGGATCCTTTCGAAACTCACCTCCAGTCCCGGTGGCAGCTACCGGGAACCCCTGCAAGCCCACGTCATGACCCGACCCGACTTCTCCACCCTCATTCACTCCCAGCCCTGGGAGTCGGTCGACCTCCAGTACGACGGCTGGTACCAGTACGCCGTCTGCCAGAAGCGCAAGGCATCCGACCCGGCCGCTGAGGTAGCCTGA
- a CDS encoding radical SAM protein → MSSLLPILPPSDLLAEPEVLSPAAQKAEEEKNAMRKYFQKPGSQSELTGHASAEPVCLYLETTNRCNLLCVTCPRTYEQLEPEADMPWELFTSLIDQYPNIARVVLHGIGEPMLVKDIAQRVKYLKDRNIYVLFNTNGTLLNDTNGRALIEAGLDELRVSLDAAESEVYQMVRGKDFFAKIVQNVKNFTRLQRELNAPKPRVSLWLTGLRETVDQLPSFVRLAHECGVTEVYLQRLVFFDSGEANEGSMARAESALFEHTTADEEALIKEAEDVAKELGVMFSASGAVDPGESIRMQQSDAPWSLCRRPWSLMYITANGRVLPCCIAPFSMKGYGAFTLGDATQSSLRDIWNGGEYVRFREGLLTSAPPPACTNCGLRWSL, encoded by the coding sequence ATGAGCAGCCTCCTCCCGATCCTTCCGCCGTCCGATCTTCTCGCCGAGCCCGAAGTCCTCTCTCCCGCCGCCCAGAAGGCCGAGGAAGAGAAGAACGCGATGCGAAAGTACTTCCAGAAGCCCGGCTCCCAGTCCGAACTCACCGGCCACGCCAGCGCCGAGCCCGTCTGCCTCTATCTCGAGACCACCAACCGCTGCAACCTCCTCTGCGTCACCTGCCCCCGCACCTACGAGCAGCTTGAGCCCGAAGCCGACATGCCCTGGGAGCTCTTCACCTCCCTCATCGACCAGTACCCCAACATCGCCCGCGTCGTCCTCCACGGCATCGGCGAGCCCATGCTCGTCAAGGACATCGCCCAGCGCGTCAAGTACCTCAAGGACCGCAACATCTACGTCCTCTTCAACACCAACGGCACCCTCCTCAACGACACCAACGGTCGAGCCCTCATCGAAGCCGGCCTCGACGAGCTCCGCGTCTCCCTCGACGCCGCCGAGTCCGAGGTCTACCAGATGGTGCGCGGCAAGGACTTCTTCGCCAAGATCGTTCAGAACGTCAAGAACTTCACCCGCCTCCAGCGCGAACTCAACGCCCCCAAGCCCCGCGTCTCCCTGTGGCTCACCGGCCTCCGCGAAACCGTCGACCAGCTCCCCAGCTTCGTCCGCCTCGCCCACGAGTGCGGCGTCACCGAGGTCTACCTCCAACGCCTCGTCTTCTTCGACTCCGGCGAGGCCAACGAGGGCTCCATGGCCCGCGCCGAATCCGCACTCTTCGAACACACCACCGCTGACGAAGAGGCGCTCATCAAAGAAGCCGAAGACGTAGCCAAAGAACTCGGCGTCATGTTCTCAGCCTCCGGTGCCGTCGACCCCGGCGAGTCCATCCGCATGCAGCAGTCGGACGCCCCCTGGAGCCTCTGCCGCCGCCCCTGGTCGCTCATGTACATCACCGCCAACGGCCGCGTCCTCCCCTGTTGCATCGCCCCGTTCAGCATGAAAGGCTACGGAGCCTTCACGCTCGGCGACGCCACCCAGTCCTCGCTCCGCGATATCTGGAACGGAGGCGAATACGTCCGCTTCCGCGAAGGCCTCCTGACCAGCGCCCCACCCCCCGCCTGCACCAACTGCGGCCTCCGCTGGAGCCTTTAA
- a CDS encoding ArnT family glycosyltransferase codes for MMRTKGREVLVVALALAIGFGLRAWFITHGPRVTGDSLVYGDIAKNWLRHGVYGFTRGLGARPTLLRLPGYPIFLTACFAVFGVDHYGAPMFVQAVADLWTCLLVAGIARRLYGERAWWLALWLGVLCPFTANYTGAALTETLSLLCIAAAFYAVLRWRDAGLGMNRWVVGAGAAMAYAVLLRPEQGLLAAAVVPAMAWMAWRGKGRLAAVAATALLIVLPLGPWAVRNWITFHVLQPLAPRNATDPGELIPVGFQKWYRTWGLDFITTDSVYWHYDTDPILMKDLPDRAFDTAQQRKTTAQLLDEYNQTTTATAAFDMRFKAIADERVKASPLRYYVEMPLGRLTNMLFRPRTELMNVPLDWWKWGRWAWISVGLGIINLLYFGLAGWGIGKAGIGGAAGWGMLAFCVLRCALLATIDNSEPRYTLELFPLIFVWASGVLAYSANGSRRPRS; via the coding sequence ATGATGCGGACGAAAGGTCGCGAGGTGCTTGTGGTAGCTCTCGCGCTTGCCATCGGATTTGGCCTGCGGGCTTGGTTCATCACCCATGGCCCCAGGGTCACCGGGGACAGCCTCGTCTACGGCGATATCGCCAAGAACTGGCTGCGGCATGGCGTCTACGGGTTCACCAGAGGTCTCGGTGCCAGGCCGACCCTCCTGCGTCTTCCCGGCTACCCCATCTTTCTCACCGCATGTTTCGCGGTCTTCGGCGTCGATCACTACGGCGCGCCCATGTTTGTGCAGGCCGTCGCCGATCTCTGGACCTGTCTGCTGGTGGCCGGCATCGCGCGGCGGCTCTATGGCGAAAGAGCCTGGTGGCTGGCGCTCTGGCTGGGTGTGCTGTGCCCCTTCACCGCGAACTATACCGGCGCAGCCCTCACCGAGACGCTCAGCCTGCTCTGTATCGCCGCAGCCTTTTACGCAGTGCTGCGTTGGCGGGATGCCGGCCTCGGCATGAACCGCTGGGTGGTCGGTGCCGGGGCCGCAATGGCCTATGCGGTGCTCCTGCGGCCGGAGCAGGGCTTACTGGCGGCGGCGGTGGTCCCCGCGATGGCCTGGATGGCCTGGCGAGGGAAGGGAAGGCTCGCGGCGGTCGCTGCCACAGCTCTCCTGATCGTGCTGCCTCTCGGCCCCTGGGCCGTACGCAACTGGATCACCTTCCATGTCCTCCAGCCGCTTGCTCCGCGTAACGCCACCGACCCGGGCGAACTCATCCCGGTAGGCTTTCAAAAGTGGTACCGAACCTGGGGCCTGGACTTCATCACCACCGACTCCGTGTACTGGCACTACGACACCGATCCCATCCTCATGAAGGATCTGCCGGACCGCGCGTTCGATACCGCGCAGCAGCGAAAGACCACCGCCCAGCTCCTCGACGAGTACAACCAGACGACCACCGCAACGGCCGCATTCGACATGCGTTTCAAGGCGATTGCGGACGAACGGGTCAAGGCATCGCCGCTGCGCTACTACGTGGAGATGCCTCTCGGAAGGCTCACGAACATGCTCTTCCGCCCCCGCACGGAGCTGATGAATGTGCCTCTGGACTGGTGGAAGTGGGGCAGGTGGGCCTGGATCTCCGTAGGCCTCGGGATCATCAACCTGCTCTACTTCGGCCTCGCCGGCTGGGGCATCGGCAAGGCAGGAATCGGAGGGGCCGCAGGTTGGGGCATGCTGGCCTTCTGCGTCCTGCGCTGCGCCCTGCTGGCCACGATCGATAACTCGGAGCCGCGCTACACGCTGGAACTCTTCCCGCTTATCTTCGTCTGGGCCAGCGGGGTGCTGGCCTACTCCGCCAACGGGTCGAGACGCCCTAGATCGTGA